The genomic DNA TTCTTGGTTGTGGGTGCTAAAAATGCACCATGGGGTAAGCTGGTAAATTCTTTGTAAACCCTAGTTGGGAAAATGTGTTGTGACATGTGGAGGAACTGTTAAGAGCTGGTTCACAGCAGTGTGCCTTTTCTTTACCAAACCAGTGCTAGTGGCAGGTTTAAGCAGTCACATGTTGCACTGATATACACTATATACGAGGAAACACAGGAGGCACATAtactgtctctgacacacacaaacacacacacacctacgtaactctcctctttctctctctctctctctctcttgcacacacatgtaacacaccCTAAAAGGGAGGTTGAGGCTCAGACGCAAAGCTCAGAATACGTGCAAGAGAAATCAGAACACCGTGCTTAATAATAAAAGAGATTTATTTAGCGACTCCAGGGattgataataaatataaaacattaaaatgcgcTTGCTAAAAGTAGTGCCAGCACTCAAAGTTCAAATGTCTGTCTGGAGTGTCCAGGTAGGTTCGTATGGTTTCAGCGCCGTGCGCGTCAGTCTCGTTCTCCCGGGACACGGCCAAGCCAGACGCTCTTCTGGTTCTCtgattctcattcacacacacgacacagcttggacagggtcaatggccggcagtccgcaagcaactctcctctggtccaaccttgatacaatggacacagcgtcagacaatactcTATTACAATTAAATGAAACCCAGAGAAAGTATAGAGCCCACACCAAAGAATATCGCGATCACCAACCTTGATACAatggacacagcgtcagacaatactgCCATTAGCTTGTGGACACGGGTATAAGTAGAAATATTGTGATGGGAAACACCTAAGGAGGGTAGTGGCATAATGCTAggcacctgtgcttaattagtgatcatgctacacacgtgcggtagaaaaggttcgtgctcagtgctcaattaaagtgtgccaatcaccactacactcatgtgaaacactacacaccactcagAACACACCGTGAATCACTGCAAACAACCCTCAGGCCCAAAACACCATGTTACATCCTTCCCTGCTGTAAAGTCAGTGTCCCAATGACTATGCCCATACTAGATGTATAAGTTATTGGTTTCCATATTTGGTTGGAGGAATCCCAATGTTAGCCCTGGTGGATCGTCTAGGTTGGTCAAGCTCGAGTCTCTGCCCGTCTCTGACATCTGGATGGTTGTGGTCTGGTCGTTGCCCGCCTCGCGCCACATCACCATCTGGTCTCGCACCTGTAGGGGCCCAAACTCCTACCCAGGGGAAACTCATCGTGGCTCTACTTGTCTCTGCTGGCTGGGGGTCGATAGGGGCCTGTCTCGTGGCTTCTCCACGCCTAGGGGTCCTCCCAACTGCTCTGGGGGTTTCAGCTGCCCTCTCCACAGGGGGAAAAGAGCAAGGCCTTAACATGTTCCGATGGACCACTTTCTCAGCTCCCTGCCCTTGCTCTGGTCTGACCACATAGACTGGCAGTTCTGGGTTAGTTTGTTTTTCCACTATATAAGGCACAACCTCCCACTTGTCGGCCAGCTTACCTCGGCCCCTTGCCCTCATGTCTCTCATCATCACCCGCTCGCCTGGCAATAGGGGAGAGTTCTCAGCGTTGTGGTCATAGTGTCGTTTTTGTCTGGTTCTCTCAATGTCTGTGTGCTTCCCTGCTTTCTCATAGGCATACCTCAGACGCTGTTGATGGCACTTTACCCA from Clupea harengus unplaced genomic scaffold, Ch_v2.0.2, whole genome shotgun sequence includes the following:
- the LOC116224732 gene encoding uncharacterized protein LOC116224732; the encoded protein is MIQVYNNTTHSATGYTPYYLLFGRHGSLPQDCLLGIPDETGCASVEDWVKCHQQRLRYAYEKAGKHTDIERTRQKRHYDHNAENSPLLPGERVMMRDMRARGRGKLADKWEVVPYIVEKQTNPELPVYVVRPEQGQGAEKVVHRNMLRPCSFPPVERAAETPRAVGRTPRRGEATRQAPIDPQPAETSRATMSFPWVGVWAPTGARPDGDVARGGQRPDHNHPDVRDGQRLELDQPRRSTRANIGIPPTKYGNQ